A portion of the Anoxybacillus gonensis genome contains these proteins:
- a CDS encoding capping complex subunit for YIEGIA, with the protein MTVEKMILAVITTSPHKVAGGVTFVCENDEEMQRIAANLEAILDGIAHALSDDLLIIVKH; encoded by the coding sequence ATGACTGTAGAAAAAATGATTTTAGCGGTCATTACAACGTCGCCACATAAAGTAGCTGGTGGCGTCACGTTCGTTTGTGAAAACGATGAAGAAATGCAACGAATCGCAGCGAATTTAGAAGCGATTTTAGACGGGATTGCCCATGCGCTAAGCGACGATTTGCTCATTATTGTGAAACATTGA
- the fni gene encoding type 2 isopentenyl-diphosphate Delta-isomerase produces the protein MERAKRKLQHIEYALSTGQRRLHGFEDITFVHNSLPNISTAHIDLQTKIGELSFRSPIFINAMTGGGGEETTKINEQLAYVANECGIAMAVGSQMAALKDERERQSFTIIRQVNKRGIVFANLGSEATVEQAKRAIDMIEANALQIHLNVVQELVMPEGDRNFCGALSRIEQIVSAVDVPVIVKEVGFGMSKETARQLENVGVCAVDVGGFGGTNFAQIENKRREKQLAYFNEWGITTTASIAEVAAEVQRIRIIGSGGVQNALDVAKCIALGASAVGMAGYMLRLLIEQGVEALIAEIHQLHEDLTLIMTALGTRTIADLQNVPLVVTGATYHWLRERGIETTRYSQR, from the coding sequence GTGGAACGTGCAAAACGAAAACTACAACATATTGAATATGCGCTCTCAACGGGGCAACGTCGCTTGCACGGGTTTGAAGATATTACGTTTGTGCATAATAGCTTGCCGAATATTTCCACTGCTCATATCGACTTACAAACAAAAATCGGCGAACTTTCTTTCCGTTCGCCGATTTTTATTAATGCGATGACAGGTGGCGGAGGCGAAGAAACGACAAAAATTAACGAGCAGCTCGCTTATGTTGCGAACGAATGCGGCATTGCGATGGCTGTTGGTTCACAAATGGCCGCTTTAAAAGATGAACGAGAGCGACAATCGTTTACAATTATTCGTCAAGTCAATAAACGTGGCATTGTATTTGCCAACTTAGGTAGCGAAGCAACGGTTGAACAAGCAAAACGAGCGATCGATATGATCGAGGCGAATGCCCTTCAAATTCATTTAAACGTCGTTCAAGAGCTCGTTATGCCTGAAGGCGATCGCAATTTTTGTGGAGCTCTTTCACGCATTGAACAAATTGTGTCTGCTGTTGATGTACCTGTTATCGTAAAAGAAGTCGGATTTGGAATGAGTAAAGAAACGGCGCGACAGTTAGAAAACGTAGGGGTATGTGCCGTTGATGTCGGAGGTTTTGGAGGCACAAATTTTGCGCAAATTGAAAACAAGCGACGCGAAAAACAGCTCGCTTATTTTAACGAGTGGGGAATCACGACGACGGCATCTATTGCGGAAGTAGCAGCGGAAGTTCAACGCATTCGTATTATTGGAAGCGGAGGGGTGCAAAATGCGCTTGATGTGGCGAAATGTATTGCACTCGGCGCTTCCGCGGTAGGAATGGCTGGCTATATGTTGCGCCTTCTGATCGAGCAAGGAGTGGAAGCGTTAATTGCCGAAATTCATCAGTTGCACGAAGATTTAACACTCATCATGACCGCGCTTGGCACTCGAACGATTGCTGATTTGCAAAACGTTCCGCTCGTCGTGACGGGAGCAACATATCATTGGTTGCGGGAGCGTGGCATTGAAACGACCCGATATAGCCAACGATAA
- a CDS encoding YIEGIA family protein, which produces MNEYTYPILFGVTVGVLTRLYLLKTDYRQYPTYLHGKIIHIALGFIAAGLGTIAVPAIMEKEFAAITFLALAASQFRDVRNMERNTLNELDQYELVPRGKTYIEGIAIVFEGRNYLVIFASFLSTFAYLVWNIWLGIVAAAIAFIVARKLMSGSRLGDIVDVEYVKPHFKGAGLYVDNIYIMNIGLEARREEILRYGMGFILKPKNFNARSTIANLGQRQAILHDISTALGVYRDSGTPALVPLAKRDLDDGRVGIFILPQEKDVEKAKAIIRNVPTLENAIRMPTKSETNQAGRVLR; this is translated from the coding sequence GTGAACGAATATACGTATCCCATTTTATTTGGTGTAACCGTTGGTGTGTTAACGAGATTATACTTATTAAAAACAGATTATCGCCAATATCCGACATATTTACATGGGAAAATTATTCATATTGCTTTAGGTTTTATTGCTGCAGGGCTTGGGACGATTGCAGTGCCTGCCATTATGGAAAAAGAGTTTGCTGCCATTACATTTTTAGCACTCGCCGCCTCACAGTTTCGCGATGTGCGCAATATGGAGCGAAATACGTTAAATGAGCTTGATCAGTATGAACTCGTCCCACGCGGAAAAACGTATATTGAAGGAATTGCGATTGTTTTTGAAGGAAGAAACTATTTAGTTATTTTCGCGTCATTCTTAAGCACGTTCGCTTATTTAGTTTGGAATATATGGCTTGGAATTGTTGCGGCAGCGATTGCCTTTATCGTTGCTCGTAAACTGATGTCTGGTAGCCGGCTCGGCGATATTGTTGACGTAGAATACGTGAAGCCGCATTTCAAAGGAGCGGGATTATACGTTGACAATATTTATATTATGAACATCGGTTTAGAAGCGCGGCGAGAAGAAATTTTACGGTATGGCATGGGATTTATTTTAAAACCGAAAAACTTTAACGCTCGCTCAACAATTGCTAATCTCGGACAACGTCAAGCGATTTTACACGACATTTCAACGGCATTAGGCGTATACCGCGATTCAGGCACACCGGCGCTTGTGCCGCTTGCGAAACGCGATTTAGATGATGGGCGAGTTGGTATTTTTATTTTGCCTCAAGAAAAAGATGTTGAAAAAGCAAAAGCGATCATTCGCAATGTACCGACGTTAGAAAATGCGATTCGCATGCCGACGAAATCTGAAACGAATCAAGCGGGGAGGGTGTTACGATGA
- a CDS encoding YpzI family protein produces MGKDRQEKKLKQSRRVESDRDPAKNFKGSTKTEQ; encoded by the coding sequence ATGGGGAAAGATCGCCAAGAAAAAAAATTAAAGCAATCGCGTCGCGTCGAGTCCGATCGAGATCCAGCAAAAAATTTTAAAGGAAGTACAAAAACAGAACAGTAA